A genome region from Bradyrhizobium guangzhouense includes the following:
- a CDS encoding rubredoxin, whose product MSAFENFGVRQDVTEAARLECGICWTVYDPADGDAVAQIAPGTPFSLLPEEWRCPNCDAPKSKFMAIET is encoded by the coding sequence ATGAGCGCCTTTGAGAACTTTGGCGTGCGCCAAGACGTCACTGAGGCTGCGCGGCTTGAATGCGGCATCTGTTGGACCGTCTATGATCCGGCCGATGGTGATGCGGTGGCGCAGATCGCACCCGGCACACCGTTCTCACTTCTGCCGGAGGAGTGGCGATGCCCCAACTGCGACGCCCCGAAATCGAAGTTCATGGCGATCGAAACATGA
- the hybE gene encoding [NiFe]-hydrogenase assembly chaperone HybE has translation MTASAPSSPSDADAVTWGELLAGMYRQIGERAMRDLPIYNEALDVEAIGFRRFEGTFVGIMVTPWFMNVVMPASAAGDRSGATVRIRFPAGDIEFTLSEVQMGRIASCSLFSPMFQFADMASARATADAALAELMLPADSEEAVRRREPPTTPIDRRSFLRGTLTERPG, from the coding sequence ATGACTGCCAGCGCGCCAAGCTCTCCCAGCGACGCCGACGCGGTGACATGGGGCGAGCTATTGGCAGGAATGTATCGCCAGATCGGCGAGCGCGCGATGCGCGATTTGCCAATCTACAACGAGGCCCTCGATGTTGAGGCCATTGGTTTCCGTCGCTTCGAGGGAACGTTTGTCGGCATCATGGTCACTCCTTGGTTCATGAACGTGGTGATGCCGGCGAGCGCCGCTGGGGATAGGTCGGGCGCGACCGTGCGTATTCGCTTTCCAGCCGGTGATATCGAATTTACCCTCAGCGAGGTGCAAATGGGCCGCATCGCTAGCTGCTCGCTGTTCTCGCCAATGTTCCAATTTGCGGACATGGCATCGGCGCGAGCAACGGCTGACGCCGCTCTTGCCGAGCTGATGCTGCCGGCCGACAGCGAGGAGGCGGTCCGCCGGCGCGAACCACCGACGACCCCGATTGATCGTCGGAGCTTCCTGCGCGGTACCTTGACGGAGCGGCCGGGATGA
- the hypD gene encoding hydrogenase formation protein HypD, with the protein MKYADEFRDKEIALGLANAIQSEADPQRPYRFMEFCGGHTHAISRYGLEDMLPKNVRMIHGPGCPVCVLPAGRIDMAIRLAERPEIIFCVYGDLMRVPGSQGASLLKAKAKGADIRMVYSTIDALRIAEENPQRQIVFFAIGFETTTPPTAVMIRLAEKKQLANFSVFCNHVLTPPAMQNILESPDIRNIGRVEIDGFVGPAHVSTIIGTAPYEFFAEEFGKPVVISGFEPLDMMQAILMLVRQVNENRHEVENQYSRAVKRDGNLRAKEEVSDIFELRDQFEWRGLGQVPYSGLKLKRAFAKYDAEARFDMKELRVADNPACECGAILRGVKKPVDCKLFGTVCTPETPIGSCMVSSEGACAAHWTYGRFRDHQQRRAS; encoded by the coding sequence ATGAAGTATGCCGACGAGTTCCGCGACAAGGAGATCGCGCTCGGGCTTGCGAACGCGATCCAGTCCGAAGCAGATCCGCAGCGCCCCTATCGCTTCATGGAATTCTGCGGCGGCCACACGCATGCGATCTCGCGTTATGGCCTGGAGGACATGCTGCCTAAAAACGTGCGGATGATCCACGGTCCGGGTTGCCCGGTTTGCGTACTGCCGGCGGGGCGCATCGACATGGCGATCCGACTGGCCGAACGGCCCGAAATCATCTTCTGCGTCTATGGCGATCTGATGCGCGTGCCGGGCTCGCAAGGCGCCTCGTTGCTGAAGGCAAAGGCGAAAGGCGCCGACATCCGCATGGTCTATTCCACCATCGATGCGCTCAGGATCGCCGAGGAGAATCCGCAGCGCCAGATCGTATTCTTCGCCATCGGCTTCGAAACGACGACGCCGCCCACTGCGGTCATGATCCGTTTGGCCGAAAAGAAGCAGCTCGCCAATTTCAGCGTCTTCTGCAACCACGTGCTGACGCCGCCGGCGATGCAGAACATCTTGGAGAGCCCGGATATTCGCAACATCGGCCGGGTCGAGATCGACGGCTTTGTCGGACCTGCGCATGTCTCGACTATTATCGGGACGGCTCCTTACGAGTTCTTCGCGGAAGAATTCGGCAAGCCGGTCGTGATCTCGGGCTTCGAGCCTCTCGACATGATGCAGGCGATCCTGATGCTGGTGCGGCAGGTCAATGAGAACCGGCACGAGGTCGAGAACCAGTACAGCCGCGCTGTAAAGCGTGACGGCAATCTGCGCGCCAAGGAGGAGGTCTCCGACATTTTCGAGCTGCGCGACCAGTTCGAATGGCGCGGGCTCGGGCAGGTACCCTATAGCGGCCTGAAGCTGAAGCGCGCTTTCGCGAAATACGATGCCGAAGCGCGCTTCGACATGAAGGAGCTCCGCGTTGCCGACAATCCGGCCTGTGAATGCGGCGCCATCCTGCGCGGCGTGAAGAAACCGGTCGATTGCAAGCTGTTCGGCACGGTCTGCACGCCGGAAACGCCGATAGGGTCTTGCATGGTCTCGTCCGAGGGCGCCTGCGCTGCGCACTGGACCTATGGCCGCTTCCGCGACCATCAGCAGAGGCGGGCATCATGA
- the hypF gene encoding carbamoyltransferase HypF encodes MSDKATARDGQRLRLHVRGAVQGVGFRPYVYGLATRYRLGGFVANDPNGVLIEVEGERASDFVAALPLEKPPLARIDEISVQPIGAAATEEFSIRTSEQGRVSTRIVADAATCRECLSELFDPASRFHRYPFINCTHCGPRYTIAERLPYDRPATAMKRFAMCAACAADYADPGSRRFHTEAIACPRCGPRLSHGIAEIAAAVAGGKIVAIKGLGGYQLICDAHNDAAVRQLRLRKQRDQKPFAVMVGTLEAVAEFAEADAVELALLESRPRPIVLLTSRGRLVQSIAPELARIGIMLPVAPLHHLIFDALNAAHAPVGESWAIVATSANLSGEPLLIDNREAEQRLAGIADLIVTHDRDIVTRADDSLAAVVAGRPQFIRRARGYVPEPVRLARSVAPLLAVGGALKSTVAVTRGNEAFVSQHIGDLDTAEGIRFFEETVDHLLSTLDVEPVALIHDLHPNMASTRFAEARGTRLIAVQHHHAHAASVMAEHGIAGPVLALVLDGFGYGSDGGNWGGELLACEGARFRRLGHLAPLKMPGGDRVAREPWRMAASVLHALRRGDAIASRFAAQPQAARLSALLEQPGMPTTTSAGRLFDAAAGLLGVCTVQTYEGEAAMKLEARVREPRVVSGGWVIENGVLSLLPLLDRLVVDAPDPTDGAGLFHGTFAAACVDWISQAARETGLETVALSGGCFLNARLSTGISRGCIAAGLTPLLPRQLPPNDGGLSLGQAWIAGLQLLEHQGLEGTA; translated from the coding sequence ATGAGCGACAAGGCCACAGCGCGGGACGGACAGCGGCTGCGCCTGCATGTGCGTGGCGCCGTGCAGGGCGTCGGCTTTCGTCCCTACGTCTATGGTCTCGCCACCCGCTATCGCCTCGGCGGCTTCGTCGCCAACGATCCGAACGGCGTTCTTATCGAAGTCGAAGGCGAGCGGGCGTCCGATTTCGTCGCCGCGCTGCCACTGGAAAAGCCGCCGCTTGCCAGGATCGACGAGATCTCGGTTCAGCCGATCGGCGCCGCCGCCACCGAGGAGTTCTCGATTCGCACCAGCGAGCAGGGTAGGGTGTCGACGCGCATCGTCGCGGACGCCGCGACTTGCCGGGAATGCCTGAGCGAGCTGTTCGATCCGGCAAGCCGATTCCACCGCTATCCCTTCATCAACTGCACGCATTGCGGTCCGCGCTACACCATCGCCGAGCGGCTGCCCTATGATCGTCCGGCCACCGCAATGAAGCGCTTTGCGATGTGCGCAGCCTGTGCCGCTGATTATGCTGACCCCGGCAGTCGCCGCTTCCATACCGAGGCGATTGCGTGCCCGCGATGCGGGCCGCGGCTCAGCCATGGCATCGCCGAGATCGCCGCCGCCGTCGCGGGCGGCAAGATTGTCGCGATCAAGGGCCTCGGCGGTTATCAGCTCATCTGCGATGCTCACAATGATGCGGCCGTGCGGCAACTGCGCCTGCGCAAGCAGCGCGATCAGAAGCCCTTCGCCGTCATGGTCGGTACGCTGGAGGCAGTCGCCGAGTTCGCCGAGGCCGACGCTGTCGAACTTGCGCTGCTCGAGTCACGGCCGCGGCCGATCGTGTTGCTGACGTCGCGCGGGCGCCTTGTGCAGTCAATCGCGCCGGAGCTGGCGCGCATCGGCATCATGCTGCCGGTCGCACCGCTTCACCACCTGATTTTCGATGCGCTGAATGCGGCGCATGCGCCGGTCGGCGAGAGCTGGGCGATTGTCGCGACCAGCGCCAATCTCAGCGGCGAGCCGCTGCTGATCGATAATCGCGAAGCGGAGCAACGACTTGCCGGCATCGCCGATCTCATCGTCACGCATGACCGCGACATCGTCACCCGCGCCGATGATTCCTTGGCTGCGGTGGTCGCCGGACGGCCCCAGTTCATTCGGCGTGCGCGAGGCTATGTCCCGGAGCCTGTCCGGCTTGCGCGCTCGGTGGCGCCCCTGCTTGCCGTCGGCGGAGCGCTGAAGTCGACGGTGGCGGTGACGCGCGGCAACGAGGCCTTTGTCTCCCAGCACATCGGCGACCTCGACACCGCAGAAGGCATCCGATTCTTCGAGGAAACTGTGGACCATCTGCTGTCTACCCTCGACGTCGAGCCTGTCGCCCTGATCCACGACTTGCATCCGAACATGGCATCGACCCGTTTCGCCGAGGCACGCGGGACCAGGCTGATCGCGGTCCAGCACCATCACGCCCATGCGGCCTCGGTGATGGCGGAGCATGGCATCGCAGGTCCGGTGCTTGCCTTAGTGCTTGACGGGTTCGGCTACGGCAGCGACGGCGGCAATTGGGGGGGCGAACTGCTTGCCTGTGAAGGCGCGCGGTTCCGGCGGCTCGGGCATCTGGCGCCGCTGAAGATGCCGGGCGGCGATCGGGTCGCGCGCGAGCCGTGGCGGATGGCCGCCAGCGTGCTGCACGCGCTTCGGCGCGGCGATGCGATTGCGTCTCGCTTTGCGGCACAGCCGCAGGCCGCGCGCCTATCGGCTCTGCTCGAACAACCCGGTATGCCCACGACGACCAGCGCCGGCCGGCTGTTCGATGCGGCCGCAGGGCTGCTCGGGGTCTGCACCGTACAAACCTACGAAGGCGAGGCTGCCATGAAGCTAGAGGCGCGGGTCCGCGAGCCGCGCGTTGTGTCCGGCGGCTGGGTGATCGAGAATGGCGTGCTGTCGCTGCTCCCATTGCTCGACCGTCTGGTGGTCGATGCGCCGGATCCCACCGACGGGGCCGGGCTGTTTCACGGCACCTTCGCTGCCGCTTGCGTCGATTGGATCTCCCAAGCGGCTCGTGAGACCGGACTTGAGACCGTCGCCTTGAGCGGCGGCTGCTTCCTGAACGCCCGCCTCAGCACCGGGATTTCGCGCGGTTGCATCGCTGCCGGGCTCACCCCGCTCTTGCCGCGCCAACTGCCGCCGAATGATGGCGGCCTAAGCCTGGGTCAGGCCTGGATCGCGGGGCTGCAACTTCTCGAACACCAAGGCTTAGAAGGAACCGCCTGA
- a CDS encoding hydrogenase maturation protein, whose protein sequence is MRILLLTHSFNSLTQRLHVELREGGHEVSVELDIHPDVTRESVALYQPDLVIAPFLKRAIPEDVWRSVRCLIVHPGPPGDRGPAALDWAILEGVSNWGVTVLQADGGFDAGPIWAFRTFPMRCAAKSSIYRNEVTTCAVAAVLEAIAAIEAGQPTPSPMPADDPRIRVRGPCRQADRMIDWQHDTSETVLRKIHSADGMPGLVDSLFFKDVRLFDAHEARGISGVPGTIVAHCDGALARATVDGAVWIGHVRQLVPKSLKRSAAKVFAEQAMRLPYRPDCGYAPIRYREQGEVGELQFSFYNGAMATSDCEALLNAYRAALARPTKVLLLTGGRDYWSNGIHLAEIEAADSAADESWRNINAIDDLAHTVIETTDRLVVSVIRGNAGAGGVFLSLAADEVWASDQVVLNPHYKDIGNLFGSEYWTYLLPRRAGAANATRITQCRLPMGVAEAGRLGIIDRALSGGELAEGRLMSLAASMAADERFATRLADKQRRRAADEAHKPLQAYRDEELRRMRLNFYGFDPSYHVARYNFIHKVPKSRTPLTIAPHRSPRALDKSTRMAVRI, encoded by the coding sequence ATGCGCATCCTGCTTCTCACGCACTCCTTCAACAGCCTGACGCAACGGCTCCACGTCGAGCTCAGGGAGGGCGGCCACGAGGTCTCGGTCGAGCTGGATATCCACCCCGACGTTACGCGCGAAAGCGTGGCGCTGTATCAGCCAGATCTGGTGATCGCGCCGTTCCTCAAGCGCGCAATCCCCGAAGATGTCTGGCGTAGCGTGCGCTGCCTGATCGTCCATCCCGGTCCGCCCGGCGACCGCGGTCCGGCGGCGCTCGACTGGGCGATTCTGGAAGGTGTTTCCAATTGGGGCGTGACTGTGCTTCAGGCCGACGGCGGGTTCGACGCTGGTCCGATCTGGGCTTTCAGAACCTTCCCGATGCGGTGCGCGGCTAAATCCAGCATCTACCGCAACGAGGTCACGACGTGCGCGGTCGCGGCGGTGCTCGAAGCCATTGCAGCAATCGAAGCCGGACAGCCGACACCGTCGCCGATGCCTGCCGATGATCCCCGCATTCGGGTGCGCGGGCCCTGCCGGCAGGCCGACCGGATGATCGATTGGCAGCACGACACGAGCGAGACCGTCCTGCGCAAGATCCACAGTGCAGACGGAATGCCGGGCTTGGTCGACAGCTTGTTCTTCAAAGATGTCAGGCTGTTCGACGCCCACGAGGCGCGCGGCATCTCCGGTGTGCCCGGAACCATTGTGGCGCATTGCGATGGAGCCTTGGCCCGGGCCACGGTCGATGGTGCCGTCTGGATCGGCCATGTGCGGCAGCTTGTACCGAAAAGCCTGAAACGATCCGCAGCAAAGGTCTTTGCGGAGCAGGCGATGCGCCTGCCGTACCGACCCGATTGCGGCTATGCGCCCATACGATATCGCGAGCAGGGCGAGGTCGGCGAGTTGCAGTTTTCCTTTTACAATGGCGCCATGGCGACCTCTGACTGCGAAGCGTTGTTGAACGCCTACCGAGCTGCGCTGGCCCGCCCAACCAAGGTGCTTCTCCTGACCGGTGGACGTGATTACTGGTCCAACGGCATTCACCTCGCCGAGATCGAGGCGGCTGACAGCGCTGCGGACGAGTCTTGGCGCAACATCAATGCGATCGACGATCTTGCGCACACTGTCATCGAGACCACCGATCGGCTCGTCGTTTCCGTCATTCGCGGCAACGCCGGGGCGGGAGGGGTATTTTTAAGTCTCGCTGCCGACGAGGTCTGGGCGAGCGATCAGGTCGTCCTGAATCCACATTATAAGGACATAGGCAATCTCTTCGGCTCGGAATACTGGACTTATCTGCTGCCGCGCCGCGCGGGTGCAGCGAACGCCACCCGGATCACGCAATGCCGCCTGCCGATGGGCGTGGCAGAGGCGGGGCGCCTTGGCATCATCGATCGTGCTCTGTCGGGCGGGGAGCTGGCGGAGGGCCGCCTCATGAGCCTTGCCGCGAGCATGGCGGCGGATGAACGCTTTGCGACGCGTCTTGCTGACAAGCAGCGACGTCGCGCAGCGGACGAAGCCCACAAGCCCTTGCAGGCCTATCGCGACGAGGAGCTGCGGCGGATGCGGCTTAATTTCTACGGATTCGATCCGAGTTACCACGTCGCCCGCTACAACTTCATTCACAAGGTGCCGAAGTCGCGCACGCCACTCACAATCGCACCCCATAGGTCGCCTCGCGCGCTCGACAAATCTACCCGCATGGCGGTGCGCATATGA
- a CDS encoding nickel-dependent hydrogenase large subunit, with translation MSRPFRNEIDIMVWLTGTTISDVAIRPRSRPPLTRLFAGKPASALIPVLPRLFSLCSVAHQVAFLSAIEAAQGLETIKPIAMHRLTAVVAERLTELIRGLFVAGLELDQESAPAVRSMIQASTTLSGAVETVPDTVRRDVIAHVKAALRALGVSGEHQPPAPGSVLSTYLTRCDREVMSLPAADQFFLTPADDLEIVTRLMAEGTAYSEAPELCGKVPETGVWARRAQREQILSLSASGAARVRARIDEIARLTCWLDARRDAPDNGVVASYRLGERRGAAAVECARGRLHHAVKLDEEGRIVGFEYIAPTEWNFHERGPLVRSLKGALLSAGRQGQDAVRTLVGAFDPCVGFSVSFREASHA, from the coding sequence ATGAGTCGCCCCTTTCGAAACGAAATTGACATAATGGTGTGGCTCACTGGTACCACAATTTCGGACGTTGCTATCCGGCCACGGAGCCGGCCTCCCCTGACGAGGCTGTTTGCCGGAAAGCCGGCAAGCGCGCTCATCCCTGTGCTGCCGCGCCTGTTCTCCTTATGCTCGGTCGCCCACCAAGTGGCCTTCCTTTCAGCAATCGAGGCGGCGCAGGGGCTGGAGACGATCAAGCCGATAGCGATGCATCGTCTCACGGCCGTTGTCGCCGAGCGCTTAACTGAATTGATACGCGGCCTGTTCGTCGCAGGCCTCGAACTCGATCAGGAGAGCGCACCCGCAGTGCGAAGCATGATACAGGCGAGCACCACTCTCAGTGGTGCGGTTGAAACCGTGCCAGATACCGTGCGCCGCGATGTCATTGCACACGTCAAGGCTGCGCTCCGCGCGCTCGGAGTTTCGGGTGAACACCAGCCTCCGGCGCCAGGCAGCGTACTTTCCACCTATCTGACGCGCTGCGATCGTGAGGTGATGTCATTGCCGGCGGCCGACCAATTCTTTCTGACCCCCGCTGACGATCTTGAGATCGTGACGCGCCTCATGGCTGAAGGGACGGCTTATTCCGAAGCGCCGGAACTCTGCGGGAAGGTTCCGGAAACGGGCGTCTGGGCGCGGCGGGCGCAGCGCGAACAGATTTTGTCCTTAAGTGCTAGCGGCGCCGCGCGCGTGAGAGCGCGCATCGACGAGATCGCCCGGCTCACCTGTTGGCTGGACGCCAGGCGGGACGCTCCCGATAATGGCGTCGTTGCGAGCTATCGGCTCGGCGAGCGCCGGGGCGCAGCGGCAGTGGAATGCGCCCGAGGCCGGCTCCATCACGCGGTTAAGCTCGATGAGGAAGGACGTATCGTCGGCTTCGAATATATCGCTCCGACCGAGTGGAATTTTCACGAACGCGGACCGCTGGTGCGAAGCCTCAAGGGCGCGCTCCTCTCCGCCGGCCGGCAGGGCCAAGACGCGGTGCGGACACTTGTCGGGGCGTTCGACCCCTGCGTCGGATTCAGCGTCAGCTTCCGCGAGGCCAGCCATGCATGA
- a CDS encoding HypC/HybG/HupF family hydrogenase formation chaperone: MCLAIPAEVTKLLPDDMAIVSIDGVSKEISVALIEDLAIGDYVIIHVGYALTKIDPEEAQRTLELLHELSAEALGAMP, encoded by the coding sequence ATGTGTCTTGCCATACCCGCCGAGGTGACAAAGCTCCTGCCTGACGACATGGCCATTGTGTCCATCGACGGCGTCAGCAAGGAGATCTCCGTCGCGCTCATCGAGGATCTCGCCATCGGCGACTACGTGATCATCCATGTCGGCTACGCGCTTACCAAAATCGATCCGGAAGAGGCGCAACGGACGCTGGAATTGCTGCACGAGCTTAGCGCCGAGGCCCTGGGAGCCATGCCATGA
- the hypA gene encoding hydrogenase maturation nickel metallochaperone HypA: MHEMALCEGIIGIVEEEARKRSFLRVKAVCLEIGALSHVAPDAMQFCFEAVAARTIAQGARLEIIATPGTAWCMACSQNVEIKQRYEPCPSCGSYQLQVTGGEEMRVKELEVD, translated from the coding sequence ATGCATGAGATGGCCTTGTGCGAGGGCATCATCGGGATCGTCGAGGAAGAGGCGCGCAAGCGCTCGTTCTTGCGAGTGAAGGCGGTGTGTTTAGAGATCGGTGCGCTCAGCCATGTCGCGCCGGACGCAATGCAATTCTGCTTCGAGGCCGTCGCGGCGCGGACCATCGCGCAAGGCGCAAGACTCGAGATCATCGCGACGCCGGGCACGGCCTGGTGCATGGCCTGCTCGCAAAACGTCGAGATCAAGCAGCGCTACGAGCCGTGTCCATCCTGCGGCAGCTATCAATTGCAGGTCACCGGCGGCGAAGAGATGCGTGTGAAGGAACTGGAGGTCGACTGA
- the hypE gene encoding hydrogenase expression/formation protein HypE has product MKAHQRKLDIKNGCVDLSHGSGGRAMAQLISGLFHSAFGNEWLARGNDQSAFDVAAGRMVMTTDGYVVSPLFFPGGNIGSLAVHGTVNDIAMAGARPLYLSASFIIEEGFRFSDLKMIAESMGEAARAAGVHIITGDTKVVERGKADGLFISTAGVGVVPDGLDLSAEKARVGDRVLISGTLGDHGVAIMSKRQNLAFETEIVSDSASLHDLVAKMVTAGGEGIRLMRDPTRGGLAAALNEIAQQSGLGFRVQEEAIPVKPGVAAACELLGLDPLYVANEGKLVAIVAPEAAAAVLATMRAHPLGCDAADIGEAVADDHHFVQMATSFGGGRIVDWLSGEQLPRIC; this is encoded by the coding sequence ATGAAGGCCCATCAACGCAAGCTCGACATCAAGAACGGCTGCGTAGACCTGTCCCACGGCTCTGGCGGCCGCGCGATGGCACAGCTGATCTCGGGTCTTTTCCACTCGGCCTTCGGCAACGAATGGCTGGCGCGCGGCAATGACCAGTCGGCCTTCGATGTCGCAGCCGGACGCATGGTCATGACGACCGACGGTTACGTGGTCTCGCCGCTATTCTTCCCGGGCGGCAATATCGGCTCGCTCGCCGTGCACGGCACGGTCAACGACATCGCCATGGCCGGCGCGCGGCCGCTCTACCTCTCGGCGAGCTTCATCATCGAGGAGGGCTTTCGCTTCTCCGACCTGAAGATGATCGCGGAATCTATGGGCGAGGCGGCGCGCGCGGCCGGCGTCCATATCATCACGGGCGATACCAAGGTGGTCGAGCGCGGCAAGGCCGACGGCCTCTTCATCTCGACCGCCGGCGTCGGCGTCGTACCCGATGGCCTCGATCTATCCGCCGAGAAGGCTCGCGTCGGCGATCGCGTCCTGATCTCCGGCACGCTCGGGGACCACGGCGTCGCTATCATGTCGAAGCGGCAGAACCTCGCCTTCGAGACCGAGATCGTCTCGGACTCAGCCTCGCTGCATGATCTCGTGGCAAAGATGGTCACCGCAGGCGGAGAGGGCATCCGCCTGATGCGCGATCCGACCCGCGGCGGGCTAGCCGCCGCGCTCAACGAGATCGCCCAGCAGTCTGGCCTCGGCTTCCGTGTGCAGGAGGAGGCGATCCCAGTGAAGCCGGGCGTGGCCGCGGCCTGCGAACTGCTGGGCCTCGACCCGCTCTATGTGGCCAACGAAGGCAAGCTGGTTGCAATTGTGGCCCCGGAGGCGGCCGCTGCCGTGCTCGCGACGATGCGCGCGCATCCGCTCGGCTGTGATGCGGCCGACATCGGCGAGGCCGTGGCCGACGATCACCATTTCGTGCAGATGGCGACGAGCTTTGGCGGTGGCCGGATCGTCGACTGGCTGTCGGGCGAACAACTGCCGAGGATCTGCTGA
- the hypB gene encoding hydrogenase nickel incorporation protein HypB, giving the protein MCTVCGCSDGKASNEHTHDHNQDHEHAHGGHHHHHGPGHHHHHHHDGSHDHGPGDTGLLDCSADAAGQQIAGMSSDRIIQIERDILGKNDRLAADNRARFRADGVLAFNLVSSPGAGKTSLLVRTVSELKDSFPIGVIEGDQQTSNDAERIRATGVPAIQVNTGKGCHLDAAMVGEAYDRLPWLNGGVVFIENVGNLVCPAAFDLGEACKIVVFSTTEGEDKPLKYPDMFAASALMLINKIDLAPVLDFDLARTIEYARRVNPRIEVLTVSARTGEGFLAFYAWLRKRASKAKPAEMTAAE; this is encoded by the coding sequence ATGTGTACGGTCTGCGGCTGCAGCGACGGCAAAGCGTCCAACGAACATACGCATGATCATAATCAGGATCACGAGCACGCTCATGGAGGTCATCATCACCACCATGGCCCCGGTCACCATCACCACCACCATCACGACGGAAGCCACGATCATGGGCCTGGCGATACGGGCCTGCTCGACTGCAGTGCAGACGCCGCCGGCCAACAGATCGCGGGCATGAGCAGCGATCGCATCATCCAGATCGAACGCGATATTCTCGGCAAGAACGACAGACTCGCCGCCGACAACCGCGCTCGCTTCCGTGCCGACGGCGTGCTCGCCTTCAACTTGGTTTCGAGCCCCGGAGCCGGCAAAACCTCGCTGCTAGTCCGCACCGTCAGTGAGCTGAAGGACAGTTTCCCGATCGGCGTGATCGAGGGTGACCAGCAAACCTCCAACGATGCCGAGCGCATCCGCGCAACCGGCGTGCCGGCGATCCAGGTCAACACCGGAAAGGGCTGCCATCTCGACGCGGCCATGGTCGGTGAAGCCTATGACCGGCTGCCCTGGCTGAACGGTGGGGTCGTGTTCATCGAGAATGTCGGTAATCTCGTCTGTCCGGCGGCATTCGACCTCGGTGAAGCCTGCAAGATCGTGGTGTTCTCGACCACCGAAGGCGAGGACAAGCCGCTGAAATATCCGGACATGTTCGCTGCCTCCGCGCTTATGCTGATCAACAAGATCGATCTTGCGCCCGTGCTCGATTTCGACCTCGCCAGGACCATCGAATATGCGCGGCGGGTCAATCCCAGGATCGAGGTGCTGACGGTGTCGGCGCGCACCGGCGAAGGCTTCCTGGCCTTCTATGCCTGGCTCCGCAAGCGGGCTTCGAAGGCGAAGCCGGCCGAGATGACGGCAGCGGAGTGA